The DNA segment GCCggccctggcagtttgataacaatGCCATCCAtgcaggaagagagaacacttacagatttgtgaagaatggggtgaagttcgtccttacgccaatgatgagagaaccaaaggccgacgagaaatctactttggtagtctgtcctacacacaaatcgtttgtcagcgaatgtgaagagagccaaatggtgtatgtggtaatggttaaggcgaatcacgaatccgcccaaaaggacgaaagggagatgccgaatgaagtgacccgcctactggGCGAATATCAGGATCTGTTCCCTAACAAACTGCCAAgcgggttaccacctttgagggacatccaacatcatatcgatcttgtgcccggggctagtttaccaagcctcccacactatcgaatgagcccaaaggagaatgacatcatgagacagaaagtggaggaactcatcgagatgggatacgttagggagagtatgagtccttgcgccgttccagctttacttacaccgaagaaggatgggtcttggcggatgtgtgttgacagtagggctattaacaagatcaccatcaagtacaagttcccgattccaaggttggatgacatgttggaccaacttggcggatctcgggtcttctccaagattgatctcaggagtgggtattatcagatacgaatccgatctggggatgagtggaagacggccttcaagacaagagatggattgtatgaatggttagttatgccctttgggatgaccaacgcacctagtacttttatgagactgatgaatcaggtgcttcgcccagtaattgggaagttcgtagttgtgtattttgatgacattttGATCcatagccagaccttggcggaacaTGAAGAGCACTTGCAGACGGTGTTTGACCTGTTACggaaacaccagctatacgccaacaccaagaagtgtgactttgtcatggagagcttggttttccttggatttgtggtcagtgggaatggaatccaagttgatggggagaaggtaagagccatccgagaatggcctaccccgcggaacgtgggggatatcaggagttttcatgggctagcaacattttatcgccgattcattaagaacttcagttccatagtggccccgttgacagaatgtttgaagaaaggaagggggttcgagtgggcggacgcccaagaagagagcttcgccttgatcaaggaaaagctgagtacagcgccagtaCTGGCATATCCCGATTTTGACaaactgtttgaagttgagtgtgatgccagtgggattgggattggtggtgtcttgatgcaagagaagaggcccattgcatacttcagtgagaagctctgtgaggcacggcaaaggtgggcaacgtatgatcaagagttttatactgtagtgagggcattgaaagtatgggaacattacttggtgggaaaagagttcatcctctacactgaccatcaagctctcaaatacctgggaagtcagaagcaacttcgaagcgccATGCACGCCCGGTGGtctgccttcatagataagttcccctataagcttatccataaggcgggaaaacagaacatagtggcggacgccttgagtcggagggttgcactaataaaaacagtcaacctggagaccgattgtttcgaacacatcagaggagagtacctggcggatcctgactttggAAGTATCTGGAAGAAGTGCCAGCGCCAACCTGGGGATGTGGCGTATCAcgtgatggatgagtatctaatgaggggcaaccaactttgtttaccctgcacttctatccgcgagaaggtggtcagagatctacatggcggatcactgggaggacattttgggcgagacaagacatatgcTGCAGTGAGTTCCCATTATTTCTGGCCCAAAATGAGAAGAGATGTGGCGTACctggtagaacgatgctatatctgccagaccgccaagggacacgctacaaatgctggcttacagctacccttgcctgtaccagaaaccatatgggaggatctgtccatggattttgtcctagggttacccagaactcagagaggcatggattccatcttcgtggttgttgaccggttttcgaaaatggcacacttcataccatgccgtaagactaacgacgcctcagcgactgccaagctattcttcaaagaggttGTCAGACTACATGGTGTACCAAAGTGCATTGTCTCAGACCGTGACACAAAGTTCCTGAGTCACTTCTGGAGGACCttgtgggctctttttgatacttctctgaagtttagtaccaccgcccaccctcagacagacggacagaccgaagtggtcaatcggactctgggaaacttactgcgcagcaaatgtaaggataagcccaggatgtgggacgtggttttggcacaagctgagttcgcctacaatggatctgtacactcgggaactgggaagtcaccctttgaggtggtatacactaagaccccgaatcacgtccttgatatagcccatcttcccaaaggaaacgtgactgcaaaccagctagccaaagactatgtccagatgcaccaagaggtgaatgagactcttgaggagagaaaccagaagctaaaagctaaggcggatgagcaccgcagggacctacagttcgaagtgggagatgaggttatggttcacttgggaaaagagagactcgccaacgccacaagcagcaagcttcgaccgagaaagtacgggccatataagatcaccaagaaggtcaatgccaatacCTATCACATAGCTTTGCCAAACTGGCTTGGTAAAGTCTCACCGGCGTTCAATgttcgtgaccttagcccgtggaagtcaGATGGCCCTTTGGAGAACAACACAGACCAGCCAGtgctgaattcttttaaagaaggagagaatgatgcggacatcctaactgggatcaacaATCACACGCGCCTTGGCAGATCTCCTCTCGGCGTTCCCACCGAGGTTGtatctaggagggcggatcccctggatatgcgagcggggcggatctaggcgtacgccatgaggcgtaccaacaattacactgggcggatctcaagtttacttcctgccgaaggaattcaccaacaacctctgacgctccgtacctgcacctctgtacctgcTGTCTGGGCGCATTACCTGTCTTACCCTCTTGTTATTAactgtattgtaaccctagtaaggGTAGTCTCTGTCCTTTTcttatcttttagaggttgtatttaaaccctcattttgtaaggatatggcaacttttaatcaatcaaatatcatttctcattgagattaaggtttatacctttgtttatcgggattcactccttctagtctagctagagaagaagatctttgttggtttacgattaaaacctccatttatcgctttcaatctgtatcaaaaAGACACtcgaaaatgatgatttttacttTGCAAAATGAGTTTGCGTCACATTTTACGAAGTCTGTGAAGCAAACTTCACctggaaaatgatgattttgcttcgcaggcttcgcaaaTTCGCTTTTTGCGAAGCAAAATCACCCTTTTTCTATTTGCAGACTTCACAAAATGTGACGAAAACTCATTTTGCAAAGTAATTTCTGGAAAAAGATGAAGATGGAGCGGTAGATACCTACCTTATTTCTGCCTTTTGCTATTGAAATCGACAATAAACATATGATAAATGTAGAAGAACTTCAAATAATCATGTCTTCGAttcgcacaagaagaaagaaaccgaacatgaaacaggaagatgaagaaccatccTTCACAAAAATagagagacaaagagaggaagaagagacatgatgatgaagaaaatggAGGTGATTcgcaaaatataaaggaatagGGAAGATGAACCGATACACATGAAGAGGGAGATGGAAGGTTGAAACCGATAGAAAAGAAGGTGGGAGATGAAAGGTTCGCGgcattttggaaaagtcacaaataaatagtctagataggtaattggtctaaatatgtaaatcgGCCTCCCATTTTACCTaactttgtaattttcccttaataAATTCAATTCAACAATAGTTATTAttattgggaaaattacaaagttgtgtcaaatgggaggtccatctacatatttagaccaattacccAACTCATTACCTAtctagacttttttttttactttcccaaaatacctcAAACTTTTCATCTTCCCCCCTTCCTTCTATCAGTTTCATCTTCCATTTGATGTCTATCTTTTCATCTTCTCCTTCCTTTATATTGTGCAAATCACCTCCATTTTCTTCATCATCctgtctcttcttcctctctttgtaTCTCTGTTTTTGTGAAggcatggttcttcatcttcttgttTCATGTTCTCTTTTGGTATCTTCCTTCTTGTGTGAATTGAAGGTATCGTTATTCAACGTTCTTCTGCGTTTATCATATGTTTATTGTCGATTTCAATTGCAAAAGGCGGAAATAAGGTAAGTATCTACcttttcatcttcatctttttcCAGAAATTACTTTGCAAAATGAGTTTTCGTCATATTTTGCTAAGTCTGCAAACAGAAAATCACctggaaaatgatgattttgcttcgcagaaAGCGAAtctgcgaagcctgcgaagaaAAATCATCCTTTTCCAGCTTGTTTTTCTCTTCGTAGGCTTTGGAGAATCGCTTtctgcgaagtaaaatcatcattttccagTGAAGTttgcttcgcagacttcgcaaaatGTAACGCAAACTCATTTTGCAaagtaaaaatcatcattttttagtGTATTTTGCTTCACAGACTTTGCAGATTCTCTCTCTATGAAGcgtttctttcattatttcCCTAAAATTACTTAATTTTTGTGAACGTTGGATATAAAAGCATCAATCACAGTGATCCGTTTATCTTGAATACAAAGGCATCAATCACAATGAGGGGTGATTGGGATATGATAAAGATGGTGAACCTGCCGATTTTTCTTGGTTTCTTtcctgaaaagaaaagaaaaatcaccATTATCATTCCAAAAACCATTGATTCTGTATGACGACGCcgatttttcttgtttttgtaaaGCCTGTGAGCACTCCAATGTTCTaatttcttttccttctgaACTTCTTAACAAATGCTCTGGAAGAACACTCTCTCCCAAATGTCATGGAAGCACACTAGGGAGAAAGCGTGCTTCTAGAATATTTTGCTAATCCATATGTTCTGAAACAAATTCCTAAGGTTTTGGGTTTGAATTATTGTtgtaatcttgttgtaaattttttataatgttattattttaatgttgtaagtattgttgcaatcttgttgtaaattttgataatgttataattttaatgttagaattattgttgcaCTCTTGTTGTTATGATATTAATGTTATATAGCACTTCGTATTTTTCGCAAAATGCGAAGCATGCGAAGATAATACTACTTAAGAACATGACTCTTACTTCGCATTTTGCGAAAACTGCGAAGAAAAAGTCATTCTGTGAAGTAGTATTACCTTCGTAGGCTTCGCATATTGCAAACAAAATGTGAAGTAAATTTCATGTTCTTAAATAGTATTAtcttcgcaggcttcacatTTTGCGAAAAATACGAAGTGttatataacattaaaatcataacaacaagagtgcaacaataattctaacattaaaattctaacattatcaaaatttctaagtgttatatatatatatatatatatatatatatatatatatatatatatatatatatatatatatatatataaagtattttggaaaagtcacaaaaaaaaatagtctAAGTAATGGTTTgggtaattggtctaaatatgtaaatgggtctcccatttgacccaattttataatttattattattattttttgatagaaattgggacgagacagaactagggcggggtgagcactcatggcccaagaactgtcaaacccgcaatatattaaaaaaaggaaaaagcgaatgtttgaacaagaggagaggaaggaaaacaaacaaaaagaagaggggaggagaaaagtttagagaaaattaagagaaacgcaaatgtgaaatactacaaatgtcatcattgataaacctgtggcaaaaatcAGGAgcggaaggccaccaattgatcattgAAGAAAAGACTCCAAATTTTGCCaaagcatcagcaactctatttccttccctaaagatgtgagaAAAGAGAAtattcatcctagagcaaatactgagacagtgcaaccattcttgtcgaatactccaaggaacatccatggaacgatgtctaaacagattaacaacgtacattgagtctgattcaacccaaagctgatgccaatttttctctcaagcgagttcaattgcgaaaatagcggctctcaattcagccatataagcgaAAGAAgaaggggtagaaaaagcaaaacaacctttgaaAAAAcctcgatagttgcgaaaaataccACCCGCTCCAGCATCgccaggagtgccaaaagcatagccgtccacattgactttaacccagtccggaggaggtttaagccagtggaccggaataatgttgggagcaggaggTGGCCTAGGAGAAGCAAGAAGACTGGATAAGATAACAGCATCTCTCcgcgaagagcaaaaacctttagaaaagGCAAAGGACTCGCGAATCATTCGAAATAGTTTGACcttcgagtgctgaatagaaagagaaacttccttaaagattgtTTCATTCCGAtaatgccagattaaccagataCAAGTGATagcggcaacacgccagatTGTCGACACCTGGGAGcggaattattattattattattattattattattattattattattattattattattattattattattattattattattattatctctaataaGCTTTTATAATTTGATTGTAATGGTTAGACAGACTTATCAATTAAATTTACttacaaattaatttttttgaattaTATTCTATTTTCTACGAAATATACTGTTTAAAGAAACCAAACAagagaattaataattctatTTAAAATATAAGGTCATTTAACAAACTTGTAAAtcacgataaaaaaaaaaaattatttgaattCATTTCTCATAACTTGATTCCAAGCAAATGCATAAAGACTCGTATTTTATGACACGAACAGAACTTCGAAGCTGAAAATAATACTCTCCTGTGTGCAAAGTAAATTTTATAGTATTGTTGTAAATCGATTTCGTGCTAAAAAGACTACAAACATTTTGGTCAAAATTCAATGTCGAAAGTGGAAGAAATAAGAACAAAATGAGAGCTTATCAAAACACAACTTTGATCTTCCATTTCCAATTGGTAGAGAGATATTACAATGGCTGCAATGCAAACTCGCAGATATCAAACATTTTAGCATCctaagaaagaagaaaaaacagtGGCATCATTTCTATATGGACTGAGCAAAAGAAAAAAAGCATATACTTTTTTCTCTTTGAATACAATACACATATTACATATGTTACATGGAAAGGAAAAGGCTGATCCTAATGCAATGCAATGGGGAGATTTTTGATACCTCATCTTCCGCCAGATAGCTCAATCGCATCCTGGTTATAGAATGAATCTTCCCCAAAGTCGAATCTTCTTTGCAATCTTTCATACTCTTGCCTCCGTGTTACCTCCACGTGTTGCCATTCTTCCCATCTTTCTGCCAGACCCTCCCCTTCCAGCATCCGCACCACCTCCGACATTAATGGTCTATCCTCTGGTGATGCTTGGGTACAGAGTAATGCAACTTTGATCACCATCTCCACCTCCTGAATGTTATAATTTCTTCCCAGGTTGCGATCTACTATGGCGTCCAGTCTTTTTTCCCTCTCCAGCTTCTTCACCTTCATCCACAAATACATAAGGAATAGACCAATCAGTATGCGTGAATTCATAAACTAAACTATAGTGAAAATACAGTTACATCTGCAATGGCATAATGATAAAGATAGATTCTAATTCAAGCAAATACATGCAAAAGAAACCAAAATTTCCATATCAGAAAAATTTCTTACATGGTCAAGCAGTAACACATCATCTTCCTCTTCCAACCGTGAAAAATCAATTGCTCGCTGACCTGTTACAAGCTCTAGAAGCATAATCCCATATCCAAAAACATCTGTCCTTTCAGATGACTTTCCAGTGGATAAGTACTCCGGGGCAATGTGACCCATCGTCCCACGAACTTGAGTTGTCACATTAGTCTTTCTCACATCCACCAACTTTGCCAGGCCAAAGTCACCAACAACTGCTTCAAAATCTTCATCCAATAGAACATTTGCAGCCTTCACATCCCGATGAATAATCTTAGGATTACAATGTTCGTGAAGGTATTCCAGCCCTCGTGCTGCACCTAAGGCCACTCTTTTTCTCGTTTCCCAAACTAAAACAGCCTCCTCAGGCTTGCGCTCTACAACCAAGATAATTTCAATATATTTGGCACATATTGTAGGTGAAAAAATCAATTACAATTAATTGTACAGGAAGTCCTAAAGAAGCATTTTCTTATTAGCAGCTTCTGGTCAAATATATAGTATGAATTAATTATACCTCTTAGACGATATGCCACACTTAAATTTGGCATATAGGGATACACCAAAAGACGTTCCGATTGTGTTGTGCAAAACCCCATTAGTCGTAATAGATTCCGGTGAACTGCTACACTAATCATTTCAACTTCACGTTGGAAAGCTGCATCCCCTCCTGGACTTTCAAAATCGGTTAAACGCTTCACAgcaatttttgttttatctggAAGCTCTCCCTTGTAAACTTTACCAAAACCTCCCTGTCCAAGGATATTCTTCTCACTGAAGTTTTCTGTGGCCAACTGTAATTCCCGATATGCGAATCTTTTCAATTGACCAAATGCAATTCTTCGATCAACTTCACCT comes from the Euphorbia lathyris chromosome 5, ddEupLath1.1, whole genome shotgun sequence genome and includes:
- the LOC136229003 gene encoding probable LRR receptor-like serine/threonine-protein kinase At5g10290; translated protein: MSLKMELVFRALVLVSMGSLVFSDLQGDALYALKLAMNAQVNQLADWNQNQVNPCTWSNVICDNNNHVTSVTLSGMNFSGTLSPKIGILKTLTTLTLKGNGITGQIPKEFGNMSSLSSLDLGNNRLAGEIPSSLGDLKKLQFLTLSQNNLSGAIPESLSGLPNLINILLDSNNLTGQVPQRLFQIPKYNFTGNDLNCGRAFSKPCESDSTDSGSSNKPKIGIIVGIVGGILILLLFGGLLFFLCKGRHKGYRREVFVDVAGEVDRRIAFGQLKRFAYRELQLATENFSEKNILGQGGFGKVYKGELPDKTKIAVKRLTDFESPGGDAAFQREVEMISVAVHRNLLRLMGFCTTQSERLLVYPYMPNLSVAYRLRERKPEEAVLVWETRKRVALGAARGLEYLHEHCNPKIIHRDVKAANVLLDEDFEAVVGDFGLAKLVDVRKTNVTTQVRGTMGHIAPEYLSTGKSSERTDVFGYGIMLLELVTGQRAIDFSRLEEEDDVLLLDHVKKLEREKRLDAIVDRNLGRNYNIQEVEMVIKVALLCTQASPEDRPLMSEVVRMLEGEGLAERWEEWQHVEVTRRQEYERLQRRFDFGEDSFYNQDAIELSGGR